One window from the genome of Cryptomeria japonica chromosome 6, Sugi_1.0, whole genome shotgun sequence encodes:
- the LOC131876525 gene encoding uncharacterized protein LOC131876525: MSDREKRYWAREDKKVGKQFQFHQPPEGQTASEVLRAHWESSGESNMAEGERSIGGNEGFTRNRDDSGKERERSLSPGKRFERKMDALMDMVSLMMGRVGQNTTPQNNSGHRGEYSASKPQDEHAGRVVPNNTNISSRPFKPTFLAPTINQPDPEENASFVEQLRLGRAEYDSLPDDIKMDMSYNDFMDHKRKNKGQGRYYDQRRSFNQGDLYQAVNKVILPHFDGSETNSARAWIQKLDNYLALRPMAEEEAIKFATLHLDGVAHEWWYHGLITLGHRSITTYDEFTTRLIERFEKKDPEIHFRELAQLRQYSTVEAYIAEFQRLSVMVTGITERRLVILFSEGLTEPLKGWIKAFDPPSLQEAMKKARNMEWAAPKAKFQSNSPFQKRDKGKRPQHRPPLRPQHQEFKNRNPNVTRLDPETLNELRRKGLCFRCREKWSQDHVCQKGVKFNQIEYYSAGESGSDLSDQQSDYEESEGDRAPEESGDEKEYGGVLAQLSSFQRNESFKVRGMIKGQRIVALIDTGATHNFIDEVVVAKKGLQTEEFEGFKVMVADGFHISCTKKISNMTMQLGNYEVKDDFYVVHIGDTDAVLGIQWLRSLGEISLNLQTMELKFQSDGKRVVLRGMSNGGPRVVSFKRMARLIRHDQVEWVAECMILPASPIEAKRDQPPDIQSLLAKKSAVFADLPPGPPPERGSEHIIELKEGAKPVITTPYRYPKRQKDEIERNIQELLEMGFIRPSKSPFASAVVLVKKKDGTMRMCVDYRALNQSTIKNRYPIPRIDELIDELHGAKFFSKIDLRSGYHQIRMRGSDVEKTAFRCHYGHFEFLVMPFGLTNAPATFQSCMNRVFQNQLRKFVLIFFDDILIYSKTWDEHLKHLEVVLSTLESESLFAKASKCEFGTEELLYLGHIISAGGVKVDPEKIKAVMDWPPPENLTQLKGFLGLCGFYRRFVKGYSQNAAPLTDLTKKGAFVWSERAQEVFDKFKKIMSSCPVLAIPDFSKPFELQCDASGEGVGAVLMQDKHPIVFESRKLRGVERSYSIYDKEMLAIMHALAKFRQYLVGNKEK, encoded by the exons ATGAGTGACAGAGAAAAAAGATACTGGGCAAGAGAAGATAAGAAGGTTGGGAAACAATTCCAGTTTCATCAACCTCCTGAGGGTCAGACAGCCTCAGAAGTCTTAAGGGCTCACTGGGAATCTTCCGGGGAATCTAACATGGCTGAAGGAGAAAGGTCAATCGGGGGAAATGAGGGGTTCACCCGCAACAGAGATGATAGtggaaaggaaagagaaagatcTCTGAGTCCtgggaagagatttgaaaggaagatGGATGCTTTAATGGACATGGTATCCCTCATGATGGGAAGAGTGGGTCAGAACACCACTCCTCAGAATAACTCAGGCCATAGAGGAGAATATAGTGCCTCCAAACCCCAAGATGAACATGCAGGCCGGGTAGTACCTAATAATACCAACATATCTTCCAGGCCCTTTAAACCCACTTTCCTGGCACCTACAATCAACCAGCCAGATCCCGAGGAGAATGCTTCATTTGTGGAGCAGTTGAGACTCGGTAGAGCAGAGTATGATTCTCTGCCTGATGACATCAAAATGGATATGTCCTATAATGATTTTATGGATcataaaaggaaaaacaaaggaCAAGGGAGGTATTATGACCAAAGGAGATCATTCAATCAAGGGGATTTGTACCAAGCTGTCAACAAAGTTATCCTTCCACACTTTGACGGAAGTGAGACTAATTCAGCCCGAGCTTGGATTCAGAAGCTGGATAACTATCTAGCTCTTAGGCCAATGGCAGAAGAAGAAGCGATTAAGTTCGCTACGCTGCACCTGGACGGAGTAGCGCACGAGTGGTGGTACCATGGCCTCATTACTCTTGGTCATCGATCTATCACAACGTATGATGAGTTCACCACTAGGCTCATCGAGAGGTTTGAGAAGAAGGATCCTGAAATCCATTTCAGAGAGCTTGCTCAACTGAGACAATATAGTACGGTCGAGGCTTACATTGCAGAGTTTCAAAGGCTCTCAGTCATGGTGACTGGAATCACGGAAAGGAGACTGGTGATTTTGTTTAGTGAAGGGTTGACAGAACCTCTCAAAGGTTGGATCAAAGCCTTTGACCCTCCATCACTGCAAGAAGCCATGAAAAAGGCAAGGAACATGGAGTGGGCTGCTCCTAAGGCCAAGTTTCAGTCAAATTCCCCCTTTCAGAAAAGGGATAAGGGAAAAAGGCCTCAGCATAGACCACCCTTGAGACCTCAACACCAAGAGTTCAAGAACCGCAATCCAAATGTTACCAGATTGGATCCAGAAACCCTGAATGAACTCAGAAGGAAAGGGTTATGTTTTCGGTGTAGAGAAAAATGGTCTCAAGATCATGTTTGCCAAAAGGGGGTTAAGTTCAATCAGATTGAATATTATTCTGCTGGTGAAAGTGGGTCTGATTTATCCGACCAGCAATCTGATTATGAAGAAAGTGAAGGTGATAGAGCCCCAGAAGAATCTGGAGATGAAAAGGAGTATGGTGGAGTCTTGGCCCAGCTCTCTAGTTTTCAAAGAAACGAATCATTCAAGGTTCGTGGGATGATCAAAGGGCAGCGAATTGTTGCCTTGATCGACACCGGAGCaacacataacttcattgatgaagttGTAGTAGCCAAGAAGGGGCTGCAAACTGAAGAGTTTGAAGGGTTCAAGGTCATGGTTGCAGATGGATTTCATATCTCTTGCACCAAGAAGATTTCAAACATGACCATGCAGTTGGGAAACtacgaagtcaaggatgacttctacgtAGTACACATTGGGGATACTGATGCTGTCTTAGGTATTCAATGGCTGCGATCTCTTGGAGAGATCTCCTTGAATCTGCAAACTATGGAGTTAAAGTTTCAATCAGATGGGAAGAGAGTAGTTCTAAGAGGCATGTCTAATGGAGGTCCGCGAGTGGTGTCATTCAAAAGAATGGCAAGACTGATCCGTCATGATCAAGTTGAATGGGTTGCCGAATGTATGATCCTCCCTGCAAGTCCCATTGAGGCTAAGCGTGATCAACCTCCTGATATCCAGTCTCTGCTTGCAAAGAAGAGTGCAGTTTTTGCCGACTTGCCTCCTGGACCTCCCCCTGAACGGGGTTCAGAACACATtatagagctcaaggaaggagctaAACCAGTGATCACAACTCCATACCGGTATCCAAAGAGGCAGAAGGATGAAATAGAAAGGAATATTCAAGAACTCCTGGAGATGGGTTTCATTCGCCCAAGCAAGAGTCCCTTTGCTTCAGCAGTAGTGCTTGTTAAGAAAaaagatgggaccatgcgcatgtgcgtggactatcgtgctttgaatcaaagcaccatcaaaaataGATACCCCATTCCCAGAATTGATGAACTCATTGATGAGTTACATGGGGCCAAGTTCTTTTCGAAGATCGATCTGAGGTCGGGCTACCACCAGATTCGGATGAGGGGATCTGACGTGGAAAAGACAGCCTTCAGATGCCACTATGGCCATTTTgaattcctagtcatgccctttgggttgactaatgctccaGCCACCTTCCAGTCTTGCATGAACCGTGTCTTTCAGAATCAGTTAAGGAAATTTGTgctgatattttttgatgacatcctgaTTTACAGCAAGACTTGGGATGAGCACCTTAAACATTTGGAGGTAGTGCTTAGTACCCTAGAGTCAGAAAGTTTGTTTGCAAAAgcttccaaatgtgaatttggaacgGAGGAGTTATTGTACTTGGGTCACATAATCAGTGCTGGGGGAGTAAAGGTGGATCCGGAGAAAATAAAAGCAGTAATGGATTGGCCACCTCCCGAGAACTTGACTCAATTAAAAGGATTTCTAGGTCTATGTGGTTTTTAtcggaggtttgttaaggggtatTCCCAGAATGCAGCTCCTCTTACTGATCTCACCAAAAAGGGGGCCTTTGTTTGGTCCGAAAGAGCTCAAGAGGTGTTTGATAAATTTAAGAAAATCATGAGCTCGTGTCCAGTTCTAGCCATTCCAGACTTTTCCAAACCATTTGAGTTGCAGTGTGACGCATCAGGTGAAGGAGTTGGCGCTGTCCTGATGCAAGACAAACACCCTATCGTGTTTGAGAGCAGAAAATTGAGGGGTGTGGAGAGATCCTATtcaatttatgacaaagaaatgcttgCCATTATGCATGCATTAGCCAAGTTCAGGCAGTACTTGGTGGGAAACAA ggaaaaataa